A portion of the Simkania negevensis Z genome contains these proteins:
- a CDS encoding Lpg1974 family pore-forming outer membrane protein, whose amino-acid sequence MALWKNSTEKILTGVVCSCLMGSIQLQAVQDTSYAQNGNGKELQSVTPNVGPNTTWTVDPFFTVDFIYWTAREEGLAYAMEGANASIFNANLPTIPKGKILDPDWCFDPGFKVGAGLDMQYDGWDVYANYTWFHNSSHDSLNKPNGFLPTIPNFLFFLFNLFPTPPASFAFESAKQDWSLHFNTIDLELGRGYYISRFLTLRPHVGLKGTWQDQDIRTKYTLVEQEIFQVHQHQNSWGIGIRAGLEGCWYFIRSFGLYGDFALSGMWSGFSNTRKDNRIQNDQTRVNILDTRYLNHSVKPVIEFGLGLRYELLYHNDDFRFLIQAGWEEQIWFGYNQIIDLAEYGDRGNLSLQGFTLEVRLDF is encoded by the coding sequence ATGGCTCTTTGGAAAAACTCAACGGAAAAAATCTTAACAGGGGTTGTCTGTAGCTGTCTCATGGGTAGCATTCAATTACAGGCTGTTCAAGACACTTCCTATGCGCAAAATGGAAACGGTAAAGAATTGCAATCCGTAACTCCTAATGTTGGCCCAAATACAACTTGGACTGTCGATCCATTTTTTACGGTCGATTTCATTTACTGGACAGCACGTGAAGAAGGACTCGCATATGCAATGGAAGGAGCAAATGCCAGCATCTTTAACGCTAATTTACCAACAATTCCTAAAGGAAAAATTCTTGATCCGGACTGGTGTTTTGACCCTGGTTTTAAAGTGGGTGCGGGTTTAGACATGCAATATGACGGTTGGGATGTTTATGCCAACTATACTTGGTTTCACAACTCCTCACATGATTCTCTGAATAAACCTAACGGGTTTCTACCTACGATTCCAAATTTCCTGTTTTTTCTCTTCAATTTATTCCCAACCCCACCAGCTAGTTTTGCTTTCGAGTCAGCAAAACAAGATTGGAGCTTGCATTTCAATACAATCGATCTTGAGCTTGGAAGAGGTTATTACATCAGCCGCTTCTTGACTCTACGTCCACATGTGGGACTCAAGGGAACTTGGCAAGATCAAGACATTCGCACAAAATACACCCTAGTTGAGCAAGAAATCTTTCAGGTGCACCAACACCAAAATTCATGGGGAATTGGAATCCGTGCTGGCTTAGAAGGCTGCTGGTATTTCATCCGTTCTTTCGGTCTTTACGGAGACTTCGCTCTCTCTGGAATGTGGAGTGGATTTAGCAATACGCGAAAAGACAACCGGATTCAAAACGACCAAACCCGTGTGAACATTTTAGACACAAGATACCTCAACCATTCCGTCAAGCCTGTCATAGAATTTGGACTAGGTTTGCGTTATGAACTCCTCTATCACAATGATGATTTTCGCTTTCTCATTCAAGCTGGATGGGAAGAGCAAATTTGGTTTGGATACAACCAGATTATCGACTTGGCAGAATATGGCGATAGAGGCAATCTTAGTCTTCAAGGATTTACCCTTGAAGTTAGATTGGATTTTTAA